Proteins co-encoded in one Triplophysa dalaica isolate WHDGS20190420 chromosome 16, ASM1584641v1, whole genome shotgun sequence genomic window:
- the LOC130437740 gene encoding protocadherin beta-16-like, giving the protein MSDRTMARQVLLFIWFLSLSSALGQVSYSIPEEMAKGSLVGNIAQDLGLDLKRLKSGKASIYTGDSAEYIELNKDRGVLLIKDRIDREALCGLTTPCALHLQITLENPMEFYSVTIEIEDVNDNAPVFTVKEMKFDISESSLAGAKFVLERAVDDDVGINGVQSYSLHPADNFVLNTQDLPDGSKNVELILQKPLDREKQEHISLLLTAVDGGDPSMSGTMPIVITVEDANDNAPVCFLPVYKTSIAENSPKGMILTTVKASDADQGQNGKIEYYILKSSGVASNLFEIDKNEGVLRLSGDTDYERVKHYQIDVQARDPGRHSDTCKVIVDVIDVNDNKPVINIMSKPSALSEDLKVGTVVTMLNALDLDSGENGKVQCSINDNVPFTLKPTANNFFSLVTDGDLDREREAEFNIIVTCVDEGVPSLSSSVTLSLQISDVNDNAPVFEKNSYEVSCQENNTPGLYIFTVRARDADFNQNARVSYILEDSSVNGVPVSSLVSISADSGVIHAVRSLDYEHIKDFQFRVKAQDGGSPPLSSNVSVRIIILDQNDNAPQVLYPVQSGGSVVSEIVPRSADVGYLVTKVVAVDVDSGQNAWLSYKLQKATDRALFEVGLQNGEIRTVRQVTDKDAVKQRLTVVVEDNGQPSRSATVNVNVALADSFTEVLSEFTDFTHDKEYNDNLTFYLVLALAVVSFLFIVSIIAILSVKCYRWRRERMFYKSGANLPVIPYYPPLYADVGGTGTLQHVYNYDVCRTTDSRKSDLKFVRPYSESIISLDTSGTQTLTNAQREKLVEDLDDQVR; this is encoded by the coding sequence ATGTCGGACAGAACAATGGCGCGGCAAGTACTGCTGTTTATTTGGTTTCTTTCTCTCAGTTCAGCTCTCGGGCAGGTCAGTTACTCTATTCCTGAAGAAATGGCGAAAGGCTCTTTAGTCGGTAACATAGCGCAGGATTTGGGATTAGATTTAAAGAGACTGAAATCTGGTAAAGCTAGTATTTATACAGGAGACAGCGCTGAATACATCGAGCTGAATAAAGACAGAGGAGTCCTCCTTATCAAAGACAGAATAGACCGAGAGGCGCTATGTGGACTGACAACGCCTTGCGCATTACATTTACAGATTACTTTGGAAAATCCTATGGAATTTTATAGTGTTACAATTGAAATTGAAGACGTAAATGACAATGCTCCAGTTTTTACAGTTAAGGAAATGAAATTTGATATCAGTGAATCGTCTTTGGCAGGAGCTAAATTTGTTTTAGAAAGAGCTGTAGATGATGATGTTGGTATCAACGGCGTGCAGAGTTATTCATTACACCCCGCTGATAATTTTGTCTTAAATACACAAGATTTGCCGGATGGTtctaaaaatgttgaattaatTCTACAAAAGCCCCTCGATCGAGAAAAACAGGAGCACATTTCGCTTTTACTTACTGCTGTGGATGGAGGAGACCCATCGATGTCTGGCACAATGCCGATTGTTATCACTGTTGAGGACGCAAATGATAACGCGCCAGTTTGCTTCCTACCGGTATATAAAACAAGTATTGCAGAAAATTCGCCAAAAGGCATGATTTTAACTACAGTTAAAGCGTCTGATGCTGACCAAGGACAAAATGGTAAAATTGAATATTACATATTAAAGTCATCTGGCGTCGCCTCTAATCTATTTGAAATTGACAAAAATGAGGGAGTGTTAAGGTTATCTGGCGACACTGACTACGAGCGAGTTAAGCATTATCAGATTGATGTTCAAGCGAGAGACCCTGGGCGACACTCTGACACTTGCAAAGTGATTGTTGATGTAATCGATGTAAATGACAACAAACCGGTGATTAATATTATGTCAAAACCAAGCGCTCTTTCAGAAGACTTAAAAGTTGGTACCGTAGTGACAATGCTGAATGCGCTAGACTTAGACTCTGGCGAGAATGGAAAGGTCCAGTGCTCTATTAATGACAATGTACCTTTTACATTGAAGCCTACAGCTAATAATTTCTTTAGTTTAGTAACGGATGGTGATTTAgatcgagagagagaggctgaaTTTAACATAATTGTAACGTGCGTTGATGAGGGCGTGCCCTCTCTGTCCAGCAGCGTCACTCTCTCCTTGCAAATATCAGATGTGAATGATAACGCACCTGTTTTTGAGAAAAACTCTTATGAGGTCTCTTGTCAAGAAAACAACACACCTggtctttatatttttacagtcaGAGCCAGAGACGCAGATTTTAATCAGAATGCTCGCGTGTCTTACATACTGGAGGACTCCTCTGTTAACGGAGTCCCCGTCTCCTCGTTAGTGTCCATCAGTGCTGATAGTGGGGTCATACACGCAGTGCGATCTCTTGATTACGAGCATATTAAAGATTTCCAATTCCGCGTAAAAGCGCAAGATGGAGGCTCACCTCCACTCAGCAGCAACGTGAGTGTAAGAATAATTATTCTGGATCAGAATGACAACGCGCCTCAGGTTTTGTATCCGGTCCAGTCTGGTGGTTCTGTTGTTTCTGAAATAGTGCCTCGTTCGGCAGATGTGGGTTATCTGGTCACTAAAGTGGTCGCTGTTGATGTGGACTCTGGACAGAATGCCTGGCTCTCATATAAACTGCAGAAAGCCACAGACAGGGCGCTGTTTGAAGTGGGCTTACAGAATGGAGAAATAAGAACTGTGCGTCAGGTGACAGATAAAGATGCTGTGAAACAAAGACTCACTGTTGTAGTGGAGGACAACGGACAGCCCTCTCGTTCAGCTACAGTCAATGTTAACGTGGCGCTGGCGGACAGCTTCACTGAAGTGCTCTCGGAGTTCACTGACTTTACGCACGACAAGGAATACAACGACAACCTGACTTTTTATCTAGTCTTGGCTCTGGCCGTGGTTTCGTTTCTCTTTATCGTGTCTATCATCGCCATACTGTCAGTCAAATGCTACAGATGGAGACGCGAGCGGATGTTTTACAAATCTGGAGCGAATCTTCCAGTTATTCCGTATTATCCGCCCCTTTACGCAGACGTAGGGGGCACAGGAACATTACAGCACGTGTACAATTATGATGTTTGCAGAACCACTGACTCCAGAAAGAGTGATTTGAAATTTGTCAGACCTTACAGTGAGAGCATCATTAGTCTAGACACCAGCGGAACACAGACACTCACGAATGCGCAGAGAGAGAAACTGGTTGAGGATCTTGATGATCAGGTAAGATGA